A window of the Vigna angularis cultivar LongXiaoDou No.4 chromosome 3, ASM1680809v1, whole genome shotgun sequence genome harbors these coding sequences:
- the LOC108325742 gene encoding uncharacterized protein LOC108325742 — protein sequence MACGCSSTAVAEKISWNSAVFVALMLLFSSCESNTRDFTNQMFEECVNNGNYKVCDEIYVVREGETLQTISEKCGDPYIVEENPHIHDPDDVFPGLVIKINPFNYRP from the coding sequence ATGGCTTGTGGGTGTTCATCAACAGCAGTGGCAGAAAAGATTTCATGGAACTCTGCAGTGTTTGTGGCACTAATGCTGCTGTTCAGTAGCTGCGAGTCAAACACAAGAGATTTCACTAATCAGATGTTTGAGGAGTGTGTGAACAACGGTAATTATAAGGTGTGTGATGAGATTTACGTGGTTCGTGAGGGAGAGACCCTTCAAACGATCAGTGAAAAATGTGGGGATCCTTATATTGTTGAAGAAAACCCACATATCCATGACCCTGACGATGTTTTCCCTGGCCTAGTTATCAAGATTAACCCCTTCAACTATAGACCATAA